GCAGTGGCCTGATTGCAGTGCGGCCAACCCTTGCAAAATATGGCGTCGCACTTGCAGAGAATGTCAACAAGACCGTTGTTCATACCGCCTATCGGTTGAATGAGGTCAAACAATTGACCAGCTATGTGATGTATGGCGGCATTGCGCTGTTGCTGTTTCTTGGTCTGTTTCTGTCCTATCGTCGCATCCAGCCAGCCTTGCGGGCCCGCAATCTGGTTGAGGCCAATGTCAAGGTTGCCTTGATCCTGGCCTCATCGATTGCCATCCTTACCACGGTCGGCATCGTCTTCTCGATGCTGTTCGAGGCAATCCACTTCTTTGGCCATGTCAATCCGCTGGACTTCTTCTTCGGAACCTCTTGGGACCCTCGTTTCTCGTCAGTTGGCCGTCAGGTCGATTCAGAAGGCGGCACCTTTGGCCTCATTCCGCTGCTTTGGGGTACGCTTTATATTTCGATGGTCGCCCTACTGGTGGCTGTACCAATCGGTCTGTTCGCCGCCATCTACATGGCGGAATATGCCACCAAGCGGGTGCGGGCTACAGCCAAGCCTCTGCTGGAAATTCTGGCCGGTATCCCAACCATCGTTTACGGTTTCTTCGCTCTCGTGACGATAGGCCCATTCTTCCGCGATGCGGGTGCTTCGATCGGCCTGACCATCTCGGCCAACTCGGTGCTGACGGCCGGTTTCGTGATGGGTATCATGCTGATCCCGTTCATCTCGTCCCTGTCGGACGACATCATCACCGCGGTGCCGCAGTCGCTGCGTGATGGATCGCTCGGTCTGGGCGCCACGCGATCGGAAACCATCAAGCGGGTGATCTTGCCTGCGGCCCTGCCGGGCATTGTCGGCTCGATCCTTCTGGCCGCCTCACGCGCCATCGGCGAGACGATGATCGTGGTGATGGCTGCGGGTATTGCCGCCAACCTGACCGCCAATCCGTTCGAAGCCGTGACCACGGTGACAGTAAAGATTGTCAGCCAGTTGACCGGTGACCTTGAATTCACCTCGCCGCAGACCCTTGTTGCCTTCGCTCTGGGGATCACCCTGTTCTGTATCACGCTAGGGCTCAACGTCTTTGCCTTGCACATCGTGCGCAAATATCGGGAGCAGTATGACTGATGACTGATACCACACCAAATCAAGTCGACTCGGTTGTTGAAACTGCCCATCGCGAGGTCGGTCTCAAGAAACGCTACGCGTCGGAAACGCGCTTCCGTCTGGGCGGGGTTGCAGCGATCGCAATGGGCATCCTGTTTCTGATCATCCTGTTCTGGTCGATCGTCTCAAAGGGCTATACCGCCTTTGAACAGACCCAGGTCCGCCTCGATCTTTATCTTGACGAGCAGGTTATCGACCCGTCGGGCAACCGGTCCCGCAGTGAATTGCAGCGGGCCATTCGCTACAACAAGATTATTGAGCCGGCCTTTTATCGCGCTCTGGGCATTGATCCCAAGGACAAGACCAAGCGCAAGGAAATGCGGGAAGCCAAAAAGCTGATTTCCCGTGGTGCCGCCATTGAAATCCGTGACATGGTTCTCAACGATCCTTCGCTGATTGGCAGCCGGAAAACCATGTGGCTTTTGGCCGACGGGGATGTCGACAGCTTCGTCAAGGGACAGATTTCCCGCGACATTCCTGAAAGCCGTCGCCAAATCAGCGACCAGCAAATTGGCTGGATCGACGATCTGCGCGAACGGGGCATCATGGACAAGAAGTTCAATACCGGCCTCTTCACCTTCGGCGCTTCGTCCCGTGCCGAGACGGCCGGTATCGGGGTTGCGGTTGTCGGGTCAATCTTCATGATGATCACCGTTCTGGTTCTGGCTCTGCCAATCGGGGTGGCTGCATCGATCTATCTGGAAGAGTTTGCACCCAAAAATCGCTGGACCGACCTGATCGAGGTCAACATCAACAACCTTGCTGCGGTGCCTTCCATCGTGTTTGGCCTGTTGGGTCTGGCCGTCTTTATCAACTTTGCCGGTCTGCCACGGTCCGCATCGATTGTCGGCGGTCTCGTTTTGACGCTGATGACCCTGCCGACCATCATCATCGCCACCCGCTCTGCCTTGAAGGCGGTTCCACCGTCCATCCGGGAAGCGGCCCTCGGGGTTGGCGCATCCAAGACACAGGCCATTTTCCACCATGTGCTGCCCCTTGCCTCTCCGGGCATTCTGACCGGCACCATCATTGGTCTGGCTCAGGCCCTTGGGGAAACCGCACCGTTGCTGATGATCGGCATGGTGGCGTTCGTCAAGGATTTTCCAGTCAATCCGTTTGATCCGGCGACCGCCCTTCCGGTCCAGATTTACATGTGGGCCGGTGCAGCGGAACGCGCCTTTGTCGAGCGCACCTCGGCTGCCATCATGATCCTTCTGGGCTTCCTCGCCCTGATGAATATTTCTGCGGTGCTTCTGCGTCGCCGCTTCGAGCGTCGCTGGTAGTCAGCGACGCCGTGAACCAACGTTATTCCCGCGCTCGCCGATGACCACAGGTCAATCGAGTTCAGAACAAGCGAGCCCCGAACAGGATAGTGAAAGCATTGACCATGCAGGATACCAACCCGAATATTCAGAACGCCTCCGCGCGTGCGAAGCCGATCAAGATGTCCGGCGAGAAAGTCACCGTCCATTATGGTGAGAAGCAGGCTCTGTTCGATGTCGATCTGAAGATCGAAGAAAATCAGGTCACCGCACTGATCGGCCCGTCCGGCTGTGGCAAGTCGACTTTCTTGCGTTGCCTGAACCGGATGAATGACACGATCGACATTTGTCGCGTCGGCGGCGCCATCAAGCTTGGCGACAGTGACATTTACGACCCAAAGGTGGATGTGGTCGAGCTGCGTGCCCGCGTTGGCATGGTGTTCCAGAAGCCCAACCCATTCCCCAAGAGCATCTTCGAGAATGTGGCCTATGGCCCGCGCATTCACGGTCTTTGCCGCAACAAGGCAGAGATGGAAGAGGTTGTCGTCTCTTCCTTGCAGAAGGCCGGTCTGTTTGAAGAAATCAAGGACCGCCTTGATGAGCCAGGCACCGGCCTGTCCGGTGGGCAGCAACAGCGCCTGTGCATTGCGCGCGCCATCGCGGTCAGCCCGGAAGTCATCCTGATGGATGAGCCCTGCTCGGCCCTTGACCCGATCGCCACGGCAAAGGTTGAGGAGCTGATTGACGAATTGCGCGAGAATTACACCATCGTCATCGTGACCCACTCCATGCAGCAGGCTGCCCGTGTGTCTCAGCGCACCGCTTTCTTCCATCTTGGCAATCTCGTCGAGGAAGGCCAAACCGATATGATCTTTACCAACCCGAAAGATCAGCGGACGCAGGACTATATCACCGGCCGCTTCGGCTAAGCTTTTTGACTTCGCGGCAGGCTGGAATCAGCACATTCTGGCCGCCAAATGAGCGACTATCAGGGGAATACCAAGAATGTCTGATCATATTGTCTCGTCCTATGATGACGACCTGCGCGAGCTGACCGGCCGCATTGCCGAAATGGGTGGCCATGCAGAGCGCATGGTGGAAGAAGCTGTTAGTTCTCTGGTCCGCATGGACATGAGTGCGGCCCATGCAACGGTCGCAAAGGATGCGCTCATCAACAAGCTGGATCAGGAAATCGAAGAGAAAGCCGTTCTCACCATCGCCCGTCGCCAACCAATGGCGAAGGACTTGCGTGAGATTGTGGCAGCCCTGCGCATTTCCATCGATCTGGAGCGCGTTGCCGATCTGGGCAAGAATATTGCCCGCAACGCCTTGGCTCTGGAAGGCCGCAGCCATCCAAAGCAGTTGATGCACGGCATCGAGCATATGGCCGAGATCACTCTTGACCAGCTGCGCCGGACGCTGGATGCCTATACCGCCCACGACGAGAATGTGGCATTGGCCGTGGTCCAGAAGGACCGTGAAGTGGATGCCCTGTACAATTCGTTGTTCCGTGAGTTCCTCACTTACATGATGGAAGATCCACGCAACATCACCGTTTGCACCAACCTGCTGTTTGCTGCCAAACATCTCGAACGCGTCGGAGATCATGCAACCAACATCGCTGAAACGATCTATTATGTGAAAACCGGGCATACGATGGACGATCGTCCCCTGTGATGCTCAAGGAGCCGTCTGGTCTCCTGACATCGTCCATCAAAAACGGGCATGACGTCGTCTTGGATGTCGTGCCAACTTGAAGGTATGATCCGATTTTTTGCCCCTGCTGGCACGGATCTTCGGAATGTGGAACATTTGGCTATGAGCCCCAAAGTAATGATCGTGGAGGATGAAGAAGCCCTTAGCCTTCTTCTGCGTTACAATCTGGAAGCCGAAGGCTATCAGGTAGAGGTTATTGCCCGCGGTGATGAAGCGGAGAGCAGGTTGCAGGAAACCCTTCCAGACCTGCTGCTTCTGGATTGGATGCTGCCGGGACTGTCTGGCATCGAATTGTGCAGGCGCTTGCGTGCGAAACCGAAAACCCTCAAGCTCCCCGTCATCATGCTGACGGCGCGGGGCGAGGAATCCGAGCGCATTCGCGGACTTTCCACTGGTGCTGATGATTATGTGGTCAAGCCCTTCTCCGTACCGGAGCTGATGGCCCGTGTGCGGGCAATCCTGCGCCGGGCCAGCCCGGATCTGGTCGCAACCATCCTTAAGGCCGGAGATTTGGAGCTAAACCGGGAGACCCATCGCGTCAAACGCGCCAATCGCGAGGTCAATCTGGGCCCGACCGAATATCGTCTGCTGGAATTTCTGATGCAGAATCCGGGTCGTGTCTATTCCCGCGAACAGCTGCTCGATGGGGTCTGGGGCCATGATGTCTATGTCGACGAGCGGACCGTAGATGTCCATGTGGGGCGCCTGCGCAAAACCATCAATCGGGGCCGGGTGAAAGATCCCATCCGCACCGTGCGTGGCTCAGGCTACAGCTTCGATGACCAATTTGCGGTTGAGTGATCCGGTTATATTGATCGACAAAAAACCGGCCCTTGTTGTAGAGCCGGTTTTTTTGTTTGTTCTGTTTGTATCACAGCCTAGCGGCTGGCGACCTGATCCGTGTTGCGCTTCTTGAACAGACCGAAGAGGCCGCGCCGTTTCGGTTTTTTCACCTCGGCCACGGAGCGCTTGGGCTTGGTGATTTTTCTCACCACGCGCTGTTTCTTGACCTTGGCCGGCGTCTTCTTGGCATATTTCGGCAAGGAGGGTTTGGTCAACACAATGAAATCCGTGCCTTGTGGCGTGGTTTCGCGGCTGAAGCCACGATCGGATATGGTGAGCGATGCACCATTGCCAATCAGGTGATTAACCTGCGCGCGGACATGATCAGGAATGATGACACGATCGAGAATGTCTGTGGACGCCACGATCCCATCATCGGCGCCCGGATCAGTCACCCCATAGCGGTCTTGCAGCCTGGCTGTCAGCATGTCACCAAGAGCCAGCGCCCGCCAATCAAGCTTACCTTCTTCTTCACGCGAAAGCGACGCGGTGAAGAGGTGGGCGCCGAGCGCTTGCTCGGGATTGCGGATCTGGATCGGAGCATCGAACAGGGGCTTGAAATTGTGACGCACAAAGAGGTGGCCAGTCGGCACTGCGCCCTTGCCTGCTGCCTGATACAATTGCGCCAGCAGGGTCTGATCGATCTTGCTGGAGATTGAAGACTGGCGGCTTTCGATGCTGTCTTTCTTGGAAGCGACAAAAGCGTTGACAGCACTCAGTGTCATTTTGCCCACAAGGCCATCGGGCGCGCCCGCATCAAAGCCCAGTTTGTTCAGCAAGGTCTGGACTTCATGGACCAGATTGCCTTTGGCCTGACGGGTGATGAAAATACGCAAGGGCTTGTCGCTCTGGCGGATTTCAGCAAACCGGTTGAGGCGCTTGGCCATTTGATGGGCCAACGGATCAAGCGGTGGCTTGTCGGACAGGAGGGCAACCTTGCCAAAGGTCTTGGTGGCCTGGCGTTCGGCTGCCTGCACAGACGACAGTTTGTCGAAAGAGGTCATTTCCTCTGGCTGGAACAGCACCGGATGGGCAATCAGTTCCGGTGCAGCATCACGATTGGCTATCACCACATGGGCGCCACGCTCGGTGAGGCTGAAAAGCTTTTTGGCAAAGCCGTTGGGCAACCGGATGCAGCCATGGGACGCCGGATAGCTCGGCACAGAATTGGATTCATGCAAGGCAATGCCAGACCATGTCAGGCGCTGCATGTAAGGCATTGGTGCGCTGTTATAGAGGTTGGAGAAATGGCGGCGACGCTTTTCCAGAATGGAATAGATGCCGGTCGGGGTGGTGTGGCCGCGCTTGCCGGTCGAAACACGCGAGGTCGCAATTTCCTCACCGCCCTTGAAGACCCGCAGACGCTGATCCTTGCGCGAGACAATGATCTGCACAGGCGCGTCCAACGTAGGATCCAGATGTTTTTCAGCCTTGCTGGAAACAGGCAGTTGCGAGACAGGCGTGCCAGCCGCAGCTCCGACAGCGGTGCTGGACAGAAGCACGGTAACAGTGAGCATCAGCTTGCTCGGCGCTTTCCCTTGGTGAACCAATTCTTTTCCCTCATTCGATCGGAAACCACCCCATCCTTGGTCAAACGTTCCATACGTCAGGCCCGGATTTTCCGGCTGGCTTCAATTCAACATTCGGGCCGAAGGATGATCCTGAGAACCACCCACGCCGGCAGCAATACACATTCGAGAATATCGTATCAGTATATCTGTCTATATTGGTCAGACAAGAATATTTTCCTCAGGAGAGGCGTTTTCACCCAGCGCGGTGCCAACCGGAAAAAGCGCTCTATTCTGCCATTTCCCCATCCCCATCGGAGTCTGTCTCACGCAAAGTTGATCGCCTTACCCAAACGTCAAAAAGGTGACAACCCTGCAAAGAGAAGCAAAACTTAACTTTTCTTAACGTTTTGCGCAAGAATACTTTAGCGACACTCCCTAAACCAAATAGATACGCCATATTTTTAAACAATCTATTTAAGCGCAGGAAATTTCGACTCTCGCACTTGTGTTTGCCGGGAACTTTATCTGTCCATAACCTCGAAATGCCCCTGATTGCCCCGACTTTATATTGACACCGCTACTAGGGTGCTTATGGTTTGGCCGAATACTCGTGCAAGAGGGTGTGTGCGGGTGATTGAAGCATGTGCCATATCCGATCTTGACTGGCCCAGAGATGGATGTTGTACAGAGACAGTTTCCGTCTTTGCAATGACCGAGCCATCTCGCTTGGTGCAAGAAACGGAAGACAGATTGCGCCGTTCCCCGCACCGGCTCACCGTGGCTTTGTCACCGGAACCGGGCAGGACGTGCACTTGAGAAAAAGGCAAAAAGACATGACGCAGGTTGACTTGGCTTCCCTTCAAACAATGATCGACGACGCGTTCGAGAAACGCGACAGCATCACCAACACCACCAATG
This DNA window, taken from Cohaesibacter intestini, encodes the following:
- the pstC gene encoding phosphate ABC transporter permease subunit PstC, with protein sequence MSPLWLLAAIFVFALVGSFLGRSRAIASVDGNVSALHSRPGYYGSYVLIWTALPAIVFMVAVMIAQPIVNSSVVDTELRTGYMQACSHAMGGIEGEQDADQPKICSDKDEYEAHDTRRALMFGVVSNVADGLTYLSEHERIQLRSGLIAVRPTLAKYGVALAENVNKTVVHTAYRLNEVKQLTSYVMYGGIALLLFLGLFLSYRRIQPALRARNLVEANVKVALILASSIAILTTVGIVFSMLFEAIHFFGHVNPLDFFFGTSWDPRFSSVGRQVDSEGGTFGLIPLLWGTLYISMVALLVAVPIGLFAAIYMAEYATKRVRATAKPLLEILAGIPTIVYGFFALVTIGPFFRDAGASIGLTISANSVLTAGFVMGIMLIPFISSLSDDIITAVPQSLRDGSLGLGATRSETIKRVILPAALPGIVGSILLAASRAIGETMIVVMAAGIAANLTANPFEAVTTVTVKIVSQLTGDLEFTSPQTLVAFALGITLFCITLGLNVFALHIVRKYREQYD
- the pstA gene encoding phosphate ABC transporter permease PstA, which codes for MTDTTPNQVDSVVETAHREVGLKKRYASETRFRLGGVAAIAMGILFLIILFWSIVSKGYTAFEQTQVRLDLYLDEQVIDPSGNRSRSELQRAIRYNKIIEPAFYRALGIDPKDKTKRKEMREAKKLISRGAAIEIRDMVLNDPSLIGSRKTMWLLADGDVDSFVKGQISRDIPESRRQISDQQIGWIDDLRERGIMDKKFNTGLFTFGASSRAETAGIGVAVVGSIFMMITVLVLALPIGVAASIYLEEFAPKNRWTDLIEVNINNLAAVPSIVFGLLGLAVFINFAGLPRSASIVGGLVLTLMTLPTIIIATRSALKAVPPSIREAALGVGASKTQAIFHHVLPLASPGILTGTIIGLAQALGETAPLLMIGMVAFVKDFPVNPFDPATALPVQIYMWAGAAERAFVERTSAAIMILLGFLALMNISAVLLRRRFERRW
- the pstB gene encoding phosphate ABC transporter ATP-binding protein PstB → MQDTNPNIQNASARAKPIKMSGEKVTVHYGEKQALFDVDLKIEENQVTALIGPSGCGKSTFLRCLNRMNDTIDICRVGGAIKLGDSDIYDPKVDVVELRARVGMVFQKPNPFPKSIFENVAYGPRIHGLCRNKAEMEEVVVSSLQKAGLFEEIKDRLDEPGTGLSGGQQQRLCIARAIAVSPEVILMDEPCSALDPIATAKVEELIDELRENYTIVIVTHSMQQAARVSQRTAFFHLGNLVEEGQTDMIFTNPKDQRTQDYITGRFG
- the phoU gene encoding phosphate signaling complex protein PhoU, which gives rise to MSDHIVSSYDDDLRELTGRIAEMGGHAERMVEEAVSSLVRMDMSAAHATVAKDALINKLDQEIEEKAVLTIARRQPMAKDLREIVAALRISIDLERVADLGKNIARNALALEGRSHPKQLMHGIEHMAEITLDQLRRTLDAYTAHDENVALAVVQKDREVDALYNSLFREFLTYMMEDPRNITVCTNLLFAAKHLERVGDHATNIAETIYYVKTGHTMDDRPL
- the phoB gene encoding phosphate regulon transcriptional regulator PhoB, producing the protein MSPKVMIVEDEEALSLLLRYNLEAEGYQVEVIARGDEAESRLQETLPDLLLLDWMLPGLSGIELCRRLRAKPKTLKLPVIMLTARGEESERIRGLSTGADDYVVKPFSVPELMARVRAILRRASPDLVATILKAGDLELNRETHRVKRANREVNLGPTEYRLLEFLMQNPGRVYSREQLLDGVWGHDVYVDERTVDVHVGRLRKTINRGRVKDPIRTVRGSGYSFDDQFAVE
- a CDS encoding L,D-transpeptidase family protein, with the protein product MLTVTVLLSSTAVGAAAGTPVSQLPVSSKAEKHLDPTLDAPVQIIVSRKDQRLRVFKGGEEIATSRVSTGKRGHTTPTGIYSILEKRRRHFSNLYNSAPMPYMQRLTWSGIALHESNSVPSYPASHGCIRLPNGFAKKLFSLTERGAHVVIANRDAAPELIAHPVLFQPEEMTSFDKLSSVQAAERQATKTFGKVALLSDKPPLDPLAHQMAKRLNRFAEIRQSDKPLRIFITRQAKGNLVHEVQTLLNKLGFDAGAPDGLVGKMTLSAVNAFVASKKDSIESRQSSISSKIDQTLLAQLYQAAGKGAVPTGHLFVRHNFKPLFDAPIQIRNPEQALGAHLFTASLSREEEGKLDWRALALGDMLTARLQDRYGVTDPGADDGIVASTDILDRVIIPDHVRAQVNHLIGNGASLTISDRGFSRETTPQGTDFIVLTKPSLPKYAKKTPAKVKKQRVVRKITKPKRSVAEVKKPKRRGLFGLFKKRNTDQVASR